The Deltaproteobacteria bacterium CG11_big_fil_rev_8_21_14_0_20_42_23 genome contains the following window.
TCCATTTTTTGAGGTTGATTTTTGTTGAGCCTCCGAAAAAACACACCGCTCAAGGTCCGCTATCTTGAAAAAATGGGTTTTTCAGGGGGAACTATGTAAAGAAATTGAGACCTCTTACTAAACCAACAAACTCTGCAAGAGATTGAAAACGTAGCCGGTGAAAATAATTGCTGCGGTGGTGATGCCGAAGAAAATCAGAATGAGCTGTAATTTCATGGCGCGTCTCAACATAATTGCTTCGGGTAAACTGAGTGCGGAAATGGCCATCATGAACGAGAGTGCGGTTCCCAAAGGAATGCCTTTTTGAAACAAGACGACGGCGATGGGAACGATGGCAGCGCAGCTTCCGTACATGGGAACGCCTAAGAGAGTTGCGATGGGCACAGAAAAAACACCCGTTTTACTGATGAGCAGTTGGATGGTTTCTTGTGGCACATAGTTGTGAATAAAAGCGCCAACGCCCACGCCAAGCAAAATCCAGATCCAAATTTTTTTCACAATTGAGATGGCTTCGTTATAGCCAAATTGTATTCTGCTGAAGAGATGAGGATAGTGAGTGGTGTCGCTGTTTCCATTTGCTTGTCCAATGAAGTCAGCTACAAGAAATCGCTCGAGTTTTAGTCGGCCCAGAATAATTCCTGAAACAATGCCAATGAACAAACCGCTCAAAACGTAAAGCGCTGTAATTTTCCATCCAAACAATCCTATCATGAGCACCACAAGATATTCGTTGATGAGTGGCGAAGTGATAAGAAACGAAAAGGTAATTCCCAAAGGCGCGCCTGCTTTAAGAAAGCCAAAAAATAAAGGAATAGACGAGCATGAGCAGAATGGCGTTACTGCGCCAAACAGTGCTGCAAAAAAATTCCCAACGCCTCCTTTTTTTGTCATCCATGTTTTAATTTTGTGCTGCGGCAAATAGGTTCGAATGAAACCAATGATGGCGATGAGAAAAAACAGCAGCAGCAAAATTTTGATGGAATCGTAAAGAAAAAAATGGAGCGTTTTCCCCAAATGAGTTTCTGGGTTTACATTCAAAACGGAATACGTGAACCAATCTATCAACCTTAGCAGCACGAAGAGCCACCTTTGTTTGAGGGTGTGCAACAAGAACTTTTTTTGGATTTAGCTTCCAGTTTTTTATCGAGCTTATCGAACATTTTTGAAAAGAAGCCCTTTTTCTTTTCGCCACTTAAGGTTTCAGGCAGCGTTTCTACAAAGTGTTTTATTTCGTCACGAACTTTTCGATAACAGTTGAGCTGTTCTTCTTCGGAAGCTCCTTTTTCGGCCAGCTCTTTTGCCAGCTTTGGAGGATCATCGAATCCGAAGTGAACCACTTTGGTGTTGCCTGGAAAAATTGGACAAGATTCATTGGCGTGTCCGCAAATGGTAACCACATAATCAAATGAAATGTTTTTCAATTCATCAACATGCTGCGAACGATGTTTGGAAATATCAACGCCAGCTTCGGCCATAACTTTCACCGCATTTTGATTGAGGCCATGCGTTTCGATTCCTGCAGAGTAAGCATTGATTTTATCGGACTTCAAGTGCTTCGCCCACCCTTCCGCCATCTGACTGCGGCAGGAGTTGCCGGTGCACAGAAAAAGTATGTTGATTTTACTCATGCTTATCTCTCCTTCATAAAAGAGTTTGAACCTGTTTTTTAAACTGCTTAATGGTTGCTGGTTCCAAACAATAACATGTTGATGGTCCGCTAATTTTTCCTCGAATGATGCCGGCCTTTTTTAAAACTTTTAAATGTTGTGAGACGGTGGCTTGCGCGATGGGCAATTGATCTACGATGTCACCGCAAATACAAGTTTTTGATTTTTTTAAAATGGCGACAATTTCTAAACGAAGAGGATGCCCCAGCGCCTTGGCGACAGCAGCAAAATCAATATCCCCACCACCAGACTTTGCGGTTGAACATACATGAGGAGGACAACACTTGCTTTGTTTTGAACGAGCCATGCCGGAGTCTTTATCGTAATACTACGATAAAGTAAAGAGAAAAATATTTCTGTGAAGAACAAGCCTTGATTCCTTTGAAAACTTCACTATCACTCTTCTTTTGAAGAGAGGTTTCAATGGATATTGTTTCACATGGTTTGTGGGGAGGTTTGATTTTTGGCAGAAAGTCAAAACGCGTTTTTCTGTGGGCGTTTCTTTTTGGAGTGCTTCCAGACTTGTTAAGCTTTGGCATTTTTTCGCTGATGAATGTTCTTGGATTTTCTACCGCACCAAATTGGTCGGAAGGTCTTCCTCAAATGTCAGAAATTCCAAACTATGTACATGTGAGTTACAATTTTACGCATAGCTTGATTGTTTTTTTGGGAGTGTTTTTTTTGTTTCGATTGGTGAGTAAAAAATATTTTTGGCCCATGCTGGCTTGGCCACTTCACATTCTTGTAGACATTCCCACGCACACCACGCGCTTTTTTGCCACACCATTTTTGTGGCCACTTTTTGAGTACAAATTTGAAGGCATCAGCTGGACCAATCCTTACATCTTTTTTCCGAACCTTATTCTCTTGTTCATTTTTTATTTTCTTTTTTTCTTTCGCAAGGTGAAGGGAAAATAGAAGAGGTCGAGTTTTGATTTTTTACTTTTGGAGGGGTGCAAGTTTTTCGATCACAAAAGGACTTCGCTCACTCTTTCAAAAAACCAAAAAGCGGCTGGCGAAGAGTTTTGTAGTTATCGCAAGCTTCTCGCGTCTCGGTGACTTGAAACGGAAGGCTCGTCGATGTGGACGTACAAGCAGAACTACAAACAACAAGCAAGCATCCAAATTTCAGCAAAAAAAACGGAGAAAAAAAGGAGAATTCATCATGAAGAAAGTTCCAAGTTTAAATTAGAGAGGCAGTGATGTGTAGCAAATGGAAACAAAATGAACAATCAAAACATAGAATGTGAGGGTAATTCTTTTTTAAATTTATTTTAAAGCATTTTATTCCGAAACATTTTCACTCTTCTTTGCGACAAAAAAGAGTGATGCTAAAATCGACACTCATAAAGCGGCAGTTTAGATTTTTAGCAAAATTTGTTTAACGGTTTTCTTTAAGATGTGAAGCTAGTTGGCGAAGAAGCGAACAATCGTTTTAGCTCTGCTGTTTCAAGTGGGTTTTTGTTGGTTAAAGGAGACAAGGCTTAATGTTTTTGATGTGATCATTTTAAAGACTGTGAAACGCTTGCAGCAGGAACTTCTGTTGGGAGAGGGATTTCTTGCGGAGTAAAGAGTTCATCGCCGATGACATAACCAAGTGTGTCCAAACCTCCGATTTGAAAAAAGTTTGGAAATAATCGGGCTTTTCCATTTTCGAAGTCTAATTTAAGATCAAACATAGCTTCAATACCCTTTGCAGCTCTTACTTCACTTCCCGTATAGTTGGATAAACTTTGAGCTAAATTCATGCCATTTGTGTCGGTGGCGATATCACAAGAATTGACAACAATTTGAGGCCTGCTCTTCAAATGTTCATCGAAAAATAATTTTATTTTTTCTAAGTCTAAAAAATTCATTGTGATCCGTGAACCTGGCACGCGTTTTTCCTCATCACCAAAGAGAATTGATCCAGGTATTCCATGAGCTGAGATTAAAATAGAATCAGGCTCACCATAATCATTCACCACTCGTTTCGTAGAGACTAAAAAATCTTCAGTACTTCCAGCTTCTATAATAATGACTCGAACTCGTTCATCGAGTTCAAAATGTCTTCCCCAATACAACGCATCTGTTTCGTCGCTTTTTGCCACGACACTTAAAATAAGTGGTTTGGTTTTTTCATGTTCACGATCGGTGAGAAGTTTTACATTATGCCAAAGAACAGATTCATCATATCGGCCAAAGCGGGTAACGTTTAATTTCTCAGCAAGGAGCAAAGCATTCTCCACACCAATTGTTTCTTCGCATGCTATAACGTCACGAATTTGAGGAGGATAAATATTCTCNNNNNNNTAAATATTCTCAAGAAGAGGTGCATATTTTTGTAGCTGCTGCGGCGAAATATCTTCAGCGCCTCCAATGAGCTTATACAGCGTATTATAACGATGCTTGTTTCGCTCAAATGATGGATCTTCAAAAACTGAAAATTTTTCAGCAAGCTCTTCCCCCTCATCATCTTTTCTTTTGAGATCAAGCAAATATTTGAGCACAACGATTCGTCTCTCTGACAATGCGCTCACCGTAGCTTTTATATTTTTAGCAATAATTTTAATTTTATCGTTGCTTAAAAGTTCTTTTCTCTCGGCAAAGCCTTCTACAACATAAGTGGCAAGTCGAAAGGCGAGAAAATTTTGAGCATCGCTGTACTCTGGCGAAAACAAACGTGTGGCAAGCTGATAATATTGAGTTCGAAGATCCTTACGAACACGATAACTCTCATAAAGAATATGAGGTAAAGTTCTTACCTTCTCAAGCAATTGATTATAGGCAGTCAACCTCTCCAAAAAATCATTTTCACTCAGATTTTTTAATTCATCTGAAATATCTACTCTAACGTTATAACCATTATGGACATAATCTCTCTGCACAGAAAGTGTAATATATTCCCTTATTACCTTTTGCATTTCAGGCGTGATTTTTTTTTGATAAGCGAGGATTCCAAAAATCGCGATTTCGCTGTACAAATTTTGTTTTGGTTCATCAAAACAGCGAGCAAGATTTTCTTGGTAATAAACGAGTGAGCTTACGGTTTGATTCTCTCTTCGCACAACATATGCAAAATCAACTAAACCGTTATGATCAAAATCTCCAATTTTCGTTTCGAGCAATTTTGAATTGCGTGGCAAGTCTCTTGGAGAAAACAAACTTAAGTCAGAGGAGCATGGGTTTCCATAGCTCACACTCATTCTTGTAGGGGGGAAGCCAAGTCCACCAGATTTATCATAAAATCTGTCTGGAAGAGGAAAGCCATATAACGGAGCTAAGCGAAACACACCTTTTTCCCCAGACCTTACTTCAAGCGTTTTCCCCTCTTCAGGAAAACCTGGTGGGATTGAGACCCCTTCAGCAAGGGCCCCTTCTTGCTCTTCAATACGAAACAGAGGACCAATTCTACGATCTCCAATTAGTGCATTGTCGGCTGAAATAGTTCGAATTGTTAGTTTTAAGTTATTTTCTGCCATAATTGATACCCGTGCATTGGTATTATCGGCAGAAAGTTAGGCTTAAGTTGCTTCTTTGCACTAAAATGACGCTCCTTTAACGTGACTACCTTTTTCTAACTACACGTTGGTGCATCTGTTCCACCCAGGCCTTTGTAGGGGTTGCAGCGTGGGCTTACTCTGAATTTTTTTAAAGTTTCTTGAACATCTTTGTCTTTAGATTCTGAAAGTTTTCTTCCCACTTGAGAAATAATTTCAAAACCAAGTCGCTTCAAAATGCGTTTGAGAATGAGCTTGTGGTGTTCGCTCCATTTCGCAGTAGCTTTTCCTTCGAGTTGATCTTTCAAGCTTTGATAGTCTTTAGCAATGGTTTTGAACGCTTGTTCAAGTTCTTTTGTTTTGCTGGCATCCATTTTCATTGCAGCGTCGATATTTTTCATCAGATCGGAAAGCGGTTTTAAGTCCATGCTTTTTTCTGTGGTTGTCTTCATTCCCTGCAATGCCTTAAGCGCATCGGTCCAATTTCTTGCGTATTCAAGATGAAGGTCAATTTCGTGCATCACATAAATGTTGTGTAAGCCGGCGTCATTTTTCACAAAAGGTTTTGCTTCTGCAATAAAGCGAATTCTGTTCTTCAGCACTGTTGTTTCATCTTCTGAATGCGGTTCAAGATCAGGCGTGCCGGCGCGAATGGCTAAAAACTGGTATAGCTCCGCTTCCGCGCGGATGGGATTTGGTTTTTTTTCCATCCACTTTCCAGATTTAGCAACAGCAAGGTCGTACCATTTATCTATTTCTGCATTTCCTGCAGCGTATCGTTGATCAATGACTTGTCTCCAGCTTGCTCTATCAGAATTGCTGGGATCACCAACGCCGCAAAAATCAAAAAACATTTTGCTTCGTTCTTTATTTGAAATCGGAAGCCCTCTGCCGTGCATGATATTCCAATGCATACCTGCTCTCATGGGATCAGTTATTTGATCGCAAGCGATTAATTGCTCCATTGCATGTTGCACTTTTAAAGCGCCCCAAAAAATTTTTTGAGGGCTGAGTTCTTTTTGTGACGAAAACTTTTTTTGAAACGCTTCATCATAGGCAGCAATAGCTTCATTGGCATTGGCGTTGACCCATTTTCCGTTTTCGAATTTTTCGAAGCGGTCATCTTCATTCACTAGTCCATCTTTAATGGCCTTGTCATAGCAGCCCTTGTCCATTGGTGCAGATGCCACGATACACGAATCACCGTCGACGACGCGATATTTTCCAGAAAGCGTTTTGTTGAATTCCTCCACTTTAAGAGGCGTAAATGCATTGATTGAAAACTGAGCCATTTTTTGTTCCTTTTTTTCAAATTTGTGGACTGTTTTTGGATTAACCCCATTATCGGTTTAGCATTCGCAAAAGTTGTGTAAAAGAGTGAGGGTCAAAGTTCCATCTTAATGGAGAGGAATGCGAAAGCATGTAATGGCTATAAGCAATTGAAATTACTTAAAATATAAGACAATGATTTGCAGCAAAAATCTCTAATTCAACACAACTCCAACAGATCCGCTGAAGCTAACGGTTTCATCTCCGTCTGTTGCGGCGTCGGCGCAGTTGCTGAGGGCGCCTGTAGTTGCATTTACATCACAAACGTAAATGGTGTTGATGCTAAAAAAGGATCTGGGCAGGTACATTCGTGTGTTTGCTGTGTTTAAACTGAAAATCCAAAGGCCAGAAACTCCAGTAAAACCAGAATCAACACAATTGCTAAGAGCTCCCGTGCTTGCACTCACATCACATAATAAGACAGCGCCATCGTCGTGCACGTAAGCTTTGCTTCCATCTGCATTTAAGAGAACATGAAGAGTGTTCGCAAAAACAGCGCCTGCTCCAGAATCGTCACAACTATCAAAGAGCCCCGTTGACGCATTTATCGAGCAAAGAAATGCGGCGTTAGAATTTAAATCAGCCACATAGGCCATTGTTCCTAATGGATTTAGGGCTACACTGTTGGCAGTGAGAATATCGGTGTCACACCCTGTGGTAGCACAATCACTTAAGGTTCCTGCGTCTGAATCAACCGTGCAGATAGTAACAGCGCCTGAGCTAAGATTAGAAACATAAGCCAGCGTGTTTGTTATTTGAAGAGTTGCTGTGTTGCTCGTAAAGCTGCCAAGTGCTGCTGTGATGGTGCTGCTGCCTACTGTTGCTCCCGTTGCCAAACCAGTGCTGGCAATATGGTGGCGACATTTGTATCGGAAGAAGCCCACGTTACGGACGAAGTGATATCTTCTGTAGAATCGTCTGCAAAAGTTCCCGTGGCGGTAAATTGTTGTGTTTCATCAATGTGAACAGAAGCACTTGTTGGAGTGATGGCCATCGAAGTTAATGCTTGCACCGTGAGAGCATTTGTTTGCACGCAAGCGAGAGCATTTTCAAAACAAGCAACAAGTTTTTCACTAGAACTCACCGCACCAGAAATGGTGAGCTGTAATGTGCATTGCCCCAGTGCAGTTAAAGTTGCTTGCGCGGCGCAGGTGTCATCATATGTTCCGCCGCTTGTGACTTGTGTAACATTTGTGGGAATTGAA
Protein-coding sequences here:
- a CDS encoding transcriptional regulator, producing MARSKQSKCCPPHVCSTAKSGGGDIDFAAVAKALGHPLRLEIVAILKKSKTCICGDIVDQLPIAQATVSQHLKVLKKAGIIRGKISGPSTCYCLEPATIKQFKKQVQTLL
- a CDS encoding arsenate reductase — translated: MSKINILFLCTGNSCRSQMAEGWAKHLKSDKINAYSAGIETHGLNQNAVKVMAEAGVDISKHRSQHVDELKNISFDYVVTICGHANESCPIFPGNTKVVHFGFDDPPKLAKELAEKGASEEEQLNCYRKVRDEIKHFVETLPETLSGEKKKGFFSKMFDKLDKKLEAKSKKSSCCTPSNKGGSSCC